In Papaver somniferum cultivar HN1 chromosome 1, ASM357369v1, whole genome shotgun sequence, a genomic segment contains:
- the LOC113341151 gene encoding uncharacterized protein LOC113341151, which yields MNFQVTKLPELDDKIGDPDQHVLHYETAMTLWQHSDELMCEMFPKSLAGGAIKWFNKLLYKEKSIRQFTRRFKQELADVDGANDQVIIAAYKQAYQHDHRGVYVSSVKRPANTLEELYDRAEECTRVEDDSKSQETRDVNKSSNHPNNGKKDKSKNRSSGQYNDRGELREKNQGEQMETGYQKYHDMKMTPLNIRLTELYEKISKDLSPSSPLPAETRDERDKRKYCNYPKDHGHKTDNCRALHIEVQRMIDAGKLQEYVKKDFGKVTGQFGTTHVINAHVINVSHARIHSMTRRASEDETRRKLRQLKEWYLTNHIDFFSGNGAEIREFGCTKIEFSAADMIGVYAPHNDVIVITAWIGMFCVHRILVDT from the coding sequence ATGAATTTTCAAGTTACGAAACTGCCAGAGCTCGACGATAAAATAGGTGATCCTGATCAGCATGTTTTACACTATGAAACTGCCATGACTCTGTGGCAGCACAGTGATGAGTTGATGTGCGAAATGTTTCCAAAGTCACTGGCTGGAGGAGCAATAAAGTGGTTCAATAAACTCCTCTATAAGGAGAAAAGCATCAGACAGTTTACTCGACGCTTCAAGCAAGAGTTGGCCGATGTCGATGGAGCTAACGATCAAGTCATCATTGCAGCCTACAAACAGGCATACCAGCATGATCACAGGGGAGTGTACGTTTCTTCGGTCAAGAGACCAGCAAATACTTTGGAAGAACTATATGATCGAGCAGAAGAATGCACTCGAGTGGAAGATGATTCCAAATCTCAGGAGACGAGAGATGTCAACAAATCATCCAATCATCCAAATAATGGGAAGAAAGACAAGTCAAAGAACCGTTCGAGCGGGCAGTATAACGATCGAGGTGAACTTCGAGAGAAAAACCAGGGGGAACAAATGGAAACTGGATATCAGAAATATCATGATATGAAGATGACACCGTTGAACATACGCCTTACAGAGCTGTATGAGAAAATAAGCAAGGATTTGAGTCCCTCTAGTCCTTTGCCAGCAGAGACACGTGATGAACGTGATAAGAGAAAATACTGCAATTATCCTAAAGACCATGGTCACAAGACCGATAATTGCCGCGCTTTGCATATCGAGGTCCAGCGAATGATAGACGCTGGAAAACTACAAGAGTACGTGAAAAAGGATTTTGGGAAAGTAACTGGACAGTTTGGCACAACACATGTGATTAACGCACATGTAATTAATGTCAGTCACGCCAGGATCCATTCAATGACCAGGCGGGCATCGGAAGATGAGACCAGGAGAAAGCTTAGGCAGTTAAAAGAATGGTACTTGACAAATCACATCGATTTTTTCAGTGGCAATGGAGCAGAAATTCGAGAGTTTGGGTGCACAAAGATCGAGTTCTCTGCAGCAGACATGATAGGTGTATATGCTCCCCACAATGATGTTATCGTTATAACTGCTTGGATTGGAATGTTTTGTGTGCACCGGATTCTAGTGGATACATGA